Proteins encoded within one genomic window of Phototrophicus methaneseepsis:
- a CDS encoding tetratricopeptide repeat protein, protein MHINRRTNRPLFAARRSRRTGCIPFMIVLTLMIGFVVVSRDWIANWLLKNPQTTHSISRAEAAFANGDLDTTIEQARHVWEAEPDNADALILLVRALVYRSYTDYNNAQDRQRALQLTTGAYGQPILRTRVQGIHAFALQANEQSADATRMASAAIQREYDNMPARVAQAFGYAQQGLFDAALREARTAVEIAQSTGSPWVMDAYRTMAVILGDMGRYNEATEAVNQAIALNRRMIPLYFEQALYAMQVSNTNNATASYFQVIALDENNAKAHLRLCEISIGLREREAAVNYCTKATELAPAWSDAWYQLGREFFLEGSLTKARDALGRCTTLQTLQNMPIEERRFECWYLQGQAAEALGDCDTLVPLYNQFQAMAAASNIPQTWTYPPEGPPRCVPVS, encoded by the coding sequence ATGCACATTAATCGCCGTACCAACCGCCCTCTGTTCGCTGCACGTCGCAGCCGCCGCACGGGCTGCATTCCTTTTATGATTGTCCTCACGCTGATGATTGGCTTTGTGGTCGTCTCACGAGATTGGATTGCCAATTGGCTGCTCAAAAATCCCCAGACGACGCACAGCATCAGCCGGGCAGAAGCCGCTTTTGCCAACGGGGACCTCGATACGACGATTGAGCAGGCGCGGCACGTCTGGGAGGCGGAGCCGGATAATGCCGACGCCCTCATCTTACTGGTACGCGCGCTCGTTTACCGCAGCTACACAGATTATAACAATGCTCAGGATCGTCAGCGCGCTTTGCAGCTCACGACTGGTGCATATGGACAACCCATCTTGCGGACGCGCGTCCAGGGCATCCATGCATTCGCCCTACAAGCCAATGAACAAAGCGCTGATGCCACTCGTATGGCGAGTGCCGCGATCCAACGTGAGTATGACAATATGCCTGCCCGTGTGGCACAGGCCTTTGGCTATGCCCAGCAAGGCTTATTCGATGCCGCACTGCGAGAAGCGCGCACCGCTGTCGAAATCGCCCAGAGTACAGGCTCACCCTGGGTAATGGATGCCTATAGGACAATGGCCGTCATCCTGGGGGATATGGGCCGCTACAACGAAGCAACAGAAGCCGTGAACCAGGCCATAGCCCTGAATCGCCGCATGATCCCACTTTATTTTGAGCAGGCTCTCTACGCGATGCAGGTGAGTAATACCAACAATGCTACCGCTTCTTACTTCCAGGTCATCGCTCTGGATGAAAATAACGCGAAAGCCCATCTGCGCCTCTGTGAAATATCCATTGGCCTCCGCGAACGCGAAGCCGCCGTCAATTACTGCACCAAAGCAACAGAACTGGCCCCGGCATGGTCCGATGCCTGGTACCAACTGGGACGTGAGTTCTTCTTAGAAGGCAGCCTGACGAAAGCACGCGACGCCCTTGGTCGCTGTACCACCCTGCAAACCCTACAAAATATGCCCATCGAAGAACGCCGGTTTGAATGCTGGTATCTACAGGGACAAGCGGCGGAAGCACTGGGCGATTGCGATACGCTCGTGCCCTTGTATAACCAATTCCAGGCCATGGCCGCAGCCTCAAACATTCCGCAAACATGGACCTACCCACCAGAAGGCCCACCAAGGTGCGTTCCTGTCAGTTAA